One window from the genome of Leuconostoc suionicum encodes:
- the rnz gene encoding ribonuclease Z, producing MQLEFLGTGSGQPSKFRNVTSIALRLLDERNAVWLFDVGEATQHQILKTTLRPRKVEKIFITHLHGDHIFGLPGFLSSRSFQGADKNEPLTIYGPKGVKEFVQTALRISETRLSYPIEYVDLTEGVIFEDHTFQVIAAPMRHRIETWGFRVIEKDHPGELLVDKLKQENIPSGPVYGQLKAGKTVTLPDGRIVNGHDFIGKAQKGRIVTFILDTRPNDNVEWLAKNADVLVHESTYGSSEEEAKMAKAHAHSTSANAASVARQAHVDKLVLTHLSARYIGPMVKELIHDVRRNFANTYVARDFDIVDIPFKKDSNESK from the coding sequence ATGCAACTTGAATTTCTCGGGACTGGCTCTGGCCAACCATCTAAATTTAGAAATGTTACTAGTATTGCGCTTCGCCTTTTAGACGAACGCAATGCTGTGTGGCTCTTTGATGTTGGTGAAGCAACGCAACATCAAATTTTAAAAACCACTTTGCGACCACGTAAAGTTGAAAAAATATTTATTACACATTTGCATGGTGATCATATATTTGGATTGCCAGGATTCTTAAGCTCACGTTCCTTTCAAGGTGCTGATAAAAATGAACCTTTAACTATATATGGGCCTAAGGGTGTTAAAGAATTTGTTCAAACGGCACTGCGAATTTCCGAAACACGCCTATCGTATCCAATCGAGTATGTTGACTTAACTGAAGGTGTCATCTTTGAAGATCATACTTTTCAAGTTATTGCCGCACCAATGCGTCATCGTATTGAGACCTGGGGATTTCGTGTGATAGAGAAAGATCATCCAGGCGAACTATTAGTTGATAAACTAAAGCAGGAAAATATTCCTTCTGGACCAGTATATGGTCAACTAAAGGCAGGAAAAACAGTTACACTACCAGATGGGCGTATCGTTAATGGTCATGATTTTATTGGTAAAGCCCAAAAAGGTCGCATAGTAACTTTCATTTTAGACACTCGTCCTAATGATAATGTAGAGTGGTTAGCAAAAAACGCTGATGTTTTGGTGCATGAGAGTACCTATGGCTCAAGCGAAGAAGAGGCGAAAATGGCCAAAGCCCATGCCCATTCAACAAGTGCAAATGCTGCAAGTGTGGCTCGTCAAGCACATGTAGATAAGTTAGTATTGACACATCTTTCAGCTCGCTATATTGGGCCGATGGTTAAAGAATTAATACACGATGTCCGTCGCAACTTTGCTAACACGTATGTGGCACGCGACTTTGACATTGTTGATATTCCTTTTAAGAAAGATAGTAATGAATCAAAATAA
- the msrA gene encoding peptide-methionine (S)-S-oxide reductase MsrA: protein MAIETAIFAGGCFWCMVQPFDSLDGIEKVRSGYTGGHVENPTYEQVSSHTTGHTEAVKIWFDSEKISYRELVEIYWEQTDPTDAMGQFQDRGDNYRPVIFVNSPEQREIAEESRAALAASNRFDEPIVTKIEDAKPFYEAEEYHQDFYKKDPEREALEMAQRLQFKADKWN from the coding sequence ATGGCGATAGAAACTGCAATATTTGCTGGCGGCTGTTTTTGGTGCATGGTGCAACCATTTGATTCATTAGATGGAATTGAAAAAGTTCGTTCAGGCTACACGGGTGGTCATGTCGAAAATCCAACTTATGAGCAAGTATCCTCACATACTACTGGCCATACAGAGGCCGTTAAAATTTGGTTTGATTCCGAAAAAATAAGTTATCGTGAACTAGTCGAAATATATTGGGAACAGACTGATCCAACTGATGCAATGGGTCAATTCCAAGACCGCGGTGATAACTACCGTCCAGTGATTTTTGTAAATAGTCCTGAACAACGTGAAATTGCTGAAGAATCTAGGGCCGCATTAGCAGCTTCAAATCGTTTTGATGAACCCATCGTGACGAAAATTGAAGACGCCAAACCATTTTATGAAGCAGAAGAGTATCACCAGGATTTTTATAAGAAAGATCCGGAACGAGAAGCACTAGAAATGGCACAACGCTTGCAATTTAAAGCTGATAAGTGGAATTGA
- the rimM gene encoding ribosome maturation factor RimM (Essential for efficient processing of 16S rRNA), which yields MTNTENYFKVGTIVNTHGIRGEVKIMAITDFAQDRFKKGVDLFIDTKQGRIPVKVQSSRLHKNMWLVLFVGVTNINEIEKYKGDDVYIEGVARPELEDDQYYYDEIIDSTVVDLDGNKIGVVKEIMETGANDVWIVQRDGQSDALIPMIDDVVKSVDVDAKLITIDALEGLLD from the coding sequence ATGACTAATACAGAAAATTATTTTAAAGTAGGCACAATCGTAAACACACATGGTATTCGTGGTGAAGTGAAAATCATGGCGATTACTGATTTTGCTCAAGATCGCTTCAAAAAGGGAGTAGATCTATTTATTGATACAAAACAGGGACGTATCCCTGTCAAAGTGCAATCATCACGACTACATAAAAACATGTGGTTGGTCTTATTTGTTGGGGTAACCAACATTAATGAAATTGAAAAATATAAAGGTGATGATGTTTATATTGAAGGTGTAGCTCGTCCAGAATTAGAAGACGATCAATACTATTACGATGAAATTATCGATAGCACTGTGGTTGATTTGGACGGTAACAAAATCGGTGTTGTCAAGGAAATTATGGAAACAGGAGCGAATGATGTTTGGATAGTTCAACGTGACGGTCAATCAGATGCTTTGATTCCTATGATTGATGATGTTGTTAAATCAGTTGATGTTGACGCCAAATTAATTACAATTGACGCTTTAGAAGGGTTATTAGATTAA
- a CDS encoding ketopantoate reductase family protein — MKIAIAGFGALGARVGVMLQQAGHEVTGIDGWAAHIAAISTDGLTVHQDDGVTKKYYIPVMTAKEIDGKFDLIILLTKTPQLDTMLTDIKHIITKNTKLLVLSNGLGNIEVMEKHVNRDQILAGVTLWTSELINPGEIRVTGTGSIKLQAIGEANAKPIVSALNKASLNVTLSQNVIEAIWHKAGINSVLNPLTVLLDANIAEFGMAGNGMDLSLNILDEIKQIGELEGINVDVNAIMKDLALLIRPEHAGNHYPSMYQDIKAGKHTEIDFLNGYFAKLGSEHGVPMPFNALITRLIHAKEDIERTKLAKKQETFEI, encoded by the coding sequence ATGAAAATAGCAATAGCAGGATTTGGTGCTTTGGGCGCTCGAGTTGGTGTGATGTTACAACAAGCTGGCCATGAAGTGACAGGAATTGATGGCTGGGCTGCACATATTGCTGCCATAAGCACAGATGGGTTAACAGTGCATCAAGATGATGGGGTAACAAAAAAATATTATATTCCTGTCATGACAGCTAAAGAAATTGATGGTAAGTTTGACCTTATTATTTTGTTAACGAAAACCCCTCAATTAGATACGATGTTAACAGATATCAAGCACATTATTACTAAGAACACCAAGCTGTTGGTTCTTTCTAATGGTCTTGGTAATATTGAGGTCATGGAAAAGCATGTTAATCGCGATCAGATTTTGGCTGGTGTGACTTTGTGGACATCAGAATTAATTAATCCTGGGGAAATTCGCGTGACAGGAACTGGGTCCATCAAATTACAGGCAATCGGTGAGGCTAACGCTAAACCAATTGTATCGGCTCTGAATAAGGCTAGTCTCAATGTGACATTATCTCAAAATGTCATTGAAGCAATTTGGCATAAAGCGGGAATTAACTCTGTCCTTAATCCGTTAACAGTTTTGTTAGATGCAAATATTGCAGAGTTTGGTATGGCTGGAAATGGTATGGATTTATCACTAAATATTCTGGATGAAATAAAACAAATTGGTGAGTTAGAAGGAATTAACGTTGATGTAAACGCGATTATGAAGGATTTAGCCTTACTCATACGACCTGAACATGCTGGCAATCATTACCCATCAATGTATCAAGATATTAAAGCTGGTAAACATACAGAAATCGATTTTTTAAATGGTTACTTCGCTAAATTGGGATCTGAACATGGTGTACCTATGCCATTTAATGCTCTGATAACAAGATTAATTCACGCTAAAGAAGATATTGAGCGAACAAAGCTAGCTAAAAAACAGGAAACTTTTGAAATTTAA
- the addA gene encoding helicase-exonuclease AddAB subunit AddA — MATKFTKNQQRAIEEKDHNILVAASAGSGKTTVLIERLIQKILSGVSVERFLIVTFTNAAAKEMRERLEVAIEKRLKLADENQKRFLQEQLLILPAANISTIDAYALRIIEMYYHVIGLDPQFRLLSDTAERKLLQQDVLTDVLADFYDESNIHHEQFLTLVNNFGNPNQDDQLQKIILRLSDFAEARADGNEWLEKLREPYEVTGKPLTATALYTHSIRPIILEIIKDLIKKVEEVQLTITGIDELKKTQDAFLEIQDYLLLIQDKAMVGSWDELREAILDTPSGKINSQTKAIKEDLDLSATLEVARQIKGQVVGVKSQMNSLITSYFALDEKSWQLVQKESYKLIDTLILVTQAFRESFRKTKREEKLLDFPDLGTLALAILSDDVTKQTIQGQFDEILVDEYQDINQLQETLLTSVSNGHNMYMVGDVKQSIYGFRQAEPSLFTKKYKQFAKKENDDIRIDLADNFRSQNNVTNITNLIFTQIMDETLGDIAYAGEAKLVPKAAYPDDVPAVFHMDIIVEDAEEDLETDTEVFEKRQAQYALLAERILKLRETSIFDRKADPAGLRPVQYNDIAILTRAKSGYIDLVSTLRAAGIPVQVEGVGNYFQTMEVYLMLDILRVIDNPHQDIPLAAVLRSPVFNFDENELAAIRIADKMHDYWTALQAYAQQNQKAQNFLNLIEKWHVIATQNDLVALIWAIYDDTAWLDYVAGMPGGAQRQANLHALYEYARTYQNNTHSGLFRFIRYIEQLQSGDSDLGEAAQETDAQAVRIMTIHASKGLEFPIVFLPEFDKSFNTQDLKGGLLIQKNEGIGLEYIQPDALVMIPTLQKLVVQQALKRQSWSEEMRLLYVALTRAEQQLFIIGSVKVKGEAGNQSLKSLWQQSKNANGQFLPEFLRLQADSYLKWTIMSLARTKNKVLEDWLGDGQLPRLVGSETPLTGKVAVTLTNQNEIHAPIASAEGSELVEDGTYSPMDFDRAKTILNYQYANLQATQTAAYQSVSEIKQIFEDPDLAQMQTAVITENGQLQPANVLKVDELPLPDFMNDGSQKPSSSAVGTATHLILQLIDFTKINTVQSIEKLRDELVENKRILPGVAPLIEIDEILAFLQSDFAKQIIAHQKTLHREATFAMIMPASDIYDTLEDSAPVLIHGIIDGYFVDEASRTVTLFDYKTDFVRNTQIDEVLAKLQARYKGQLHLYQQALQREYVGYQVGDPQLIALNVGRVISVK; from the coding sequence ATGGCAACCAAATTCACAAAAAATCAGCAACGTGCAATTGAAGAAAAGGATCATAATATTCTAGTTGCTGCGTCAGCCGGGTCAGGAAAGACGACTGTTTTAATTGAACGTCTGATTCAAAAAATTTTAAGTGGTGTGAGTGTCGAAAGATTTTTAATTGTAACTTTTACAAACGCTGCAGCAAAAGAAATGCGGGAACGCTTAGAAGTCGCTATTGAAAAACGTTTAAAGTTAGCTGATGAAAATCAAAAACGCTTTTTACAAGAGCAACTTTTGATATTACCAGCAGCGAACATTTCAACCATAGATGCGTATGCTTTACGAATTATTGAGATGTATTACCATGTCATTGGGTTAGACCCACAATTTCGATTATTGTCGGATACGGCTGAACGTAAATTATTACAACAAGATGTGTTAACTGATGTTTTGGCTGATTTTTATGATGAAAGTAATATTCATCATGAACAGTTTTTAACACTAGTAAATAATTTTGGTAATCCAAATCAAGATGACCAGTTACAGAAAATCATTTTAAGGTTATCAGATTTTGCAGAAGCCCGCGCTGACGGAAATGAATGGTTAGAGAAGCTACGTGAACCTTATGAAGTGACAGGAAAACCGCTGACAGCAACAGCGTTATATACACACAGCATCCGGCCAATTATCCTAGAAATTATCAAGGATCTGATAAAAAAAGTTGAAGAAGTACAACTTACTATTACAGGAATTGATGAACTCAAAAAAACACAAGATGCTTTTCTTGAGATCCAAGATTATTTATTATTAATCCAAGACAAAGCGATGGTTGGGTCTTGGGATGAACTTCGGGAAGCTATTTTAGACACGCCAAGTGGTAAGATTAATTCTCAAACAAAGGCAATCAAAGAAGATCTGGATTTGTCAGCCACGCTTGAAGTGGCTCGACAGATTAAAGGGCAGGTTGTTGGCGTCAAATCGCAAATGAATTCATTGATAACATCTTATTTTGCACTCGATGAAAAGTCATGGCAACTAGTGCAAAAAGAATCTTATAAATTAATTGATACGCTAATTCTCGTAACGCAAGCATTCCGAGAATCATTTAGAAAGACCAAGCGCGAAGAAAAATTACTTGATTTCCCAGATTTAGGAACTTTGGCGTTAGCAATACTATCAGATGATGTTACCAAACAAACAATCCAAGGGCAATTTGATGAAATTTTAGTTGATGAATATCAAGACATCAACCAATTACAGGAAACTCTGTTAACTAGTGTTTCGAACGGGCATAATATGTATATGGTTGGGGATGTGAAGCAAAGTATTTATGGCTTTCGCCAAGCAGAACCATCTCTGTTCACAAAGAAGTATAAACAATTTGCAAAAAAAGAAAACGATGATATTCGTATTGATTTAGCGGATAATTTTAGATCGCAAAATAACGTCACTAATATTACGAATTTGATTTTTACGCAAATAATGGATGAAACACTTGGAGATATTGCCTACGCGGGTGAGGCAAAACTAGTTCCGAAAGCCGCTTATCCAGATGATGTACCTGCTGTATTTCATATGGATATTATTGTCGAAGATGCTGAAGAAGATTTGGAAACTGATACGGAAGTATTTGAGAAAAGGCAGGCCCAATATGCCTTGCTAGCCGAAAGAATACTGAAGCTACGTGAAACTTCAATATTCGATCGTAAAGCTGACCCAGCCGGTCTCCGTCCAGTGCAGTATAATGACATTGCCATTTTGACACGAGCTAAGTCGGGCTATATTGACCTTGTGTCAACCTTACGTGCGGCGGGAATTCCCGTTCAAGTTGAAGGTGTCGGTAATTATTTTCAGACGATGGAAGTGTATCTGATGCTCGATATATTGCGTGTCATAGATAATCCACATCAGGATATTCCATTAGCCGCGGTGTTACGTTCTCCAGTTTTTAACTTTGATGAAAATGAGTTGGCGGCAATTCGTATTGCGGATAAAATGCATGATTACTGGACAGCGTTGCAAGCTTACGCGCAACAAAATCAAAAAGCGCAAAATTTCCTCAATTTAATTGAAAAGTGGCATGTAATTGCGACACAAAACGATTTAGTAGCATTAATCTGGGCTATTTATGATGATACGGCGTGGCTTGATTACGTTGCTGGTATGCCGGGAGGTGCACAAAGACAAGCAAATTTGCATGCGTTATACGAATATGCGCGTACCTATCAAAATAATACGCATAGCGGTTTGTTCCGTTTTATTAGATATATTGAACAGTTGCAGTCTGGTGACAGTGATTTAGGCGAAGCAGCACAAGAAACGGATGCTCAAGCTGTAAGAATTATGACCATCCATGCATCAAAAGGATTGGAATTTCCAATTGTATTTTTACCAGAATTTGATAAATCATTTAATACCCAGGATTTAAAGGGCGGCTTATTGATTCAAAAAAATGAAGGTATAGGGTTAGAGTATATTCAACCAGATGCTTTGGTTATGATACCTACATTACAAAAGCTTGTAGTACAGCAGGCGTTAAAGCGACAGAGTTGGTCTGAAGAAATGCGTCTCTTATACGTTGCCCTGACGAGAGCTGAACAACAATTGTTTATCATTGGTTCGGTGAAAGTCAAGGGAGAAGCAGGAAACCAATCCTTAAAATCTTTGTGGCAGCAATCCAAGAACGCTAATGGGCAATTTTTACCTGAATTTTTGCGCTTACAAGCTGATTCATATCTAAAATGGACTATTATGAGTTTAGCTCGTACAAAAAACAAAGTACTAGAAGATTGGCTTGGTGATGGTCAATTACCAAGGTTAGTGGGATCTGAAACACCATTAACAGGAAAGGTGGCTGTTACACTCACGAATCAAAACGAAATTCACGCACCAATAGCGAGTGCTGAGGGGAGTGAATTAGTTGAGGATGGAACCTATTCGCCGATGGATTTTGATCGAGCTAAAACAATTTTGAATTATCAGTATGCTAACTTACAAGCAACACAAACAGCGGCGTATCAATCTGTGAGTGAAATCAAACAAATATTTGAGGACCCAGATCTTGCTCAAATGCAGACGGCCGTTATTACTGAAAATGGACAATTACAACCTGCTAATGTTTTGAAGGTTGACGAGTTACCTTTACCAGATTTCATGAATGATGGTTCGCAAAAACCATCAAGCTCTGCTGTAGGAACGGCAACACATTTGATCTTACAGTTGATTGATTTTACCAAAATTAATACAGTACAGAGCATAGAAAAATTACGTGACGAATTGGTTGAAAATAAAAGAATTTTGCCTGGCGTGGCACCACTAATTGAAATTGATGAGATTCTTGCATTTTTGCAATCCGATTTTGCCAAACAAATCATTGCTCACCAGAAGACGTTGCACAGAGAAGCTACTTTTGCTATGATTATGCCAGCCAGTGATATTTATGACACACTAGAGGATTCAGCACCAGTGTTAATTCATGGTATTATTGATGGGTATTTTGTTGATGAAGCATCACGAACAGTCACATTGTTTGATTATAAAACTGATTTTGTTCGGAATACTCAAATAGATGAAGTCTTGGCTAAATTGCAGGCACGATATAAGGGACAGCTTCATTTGTATCAACAAGCACTTCAACGGGAATATGTTGGTTATCAGGTTGGTGATCCACAATTAATTGCTTTGAATGTCGGTCGAGTAATTAGTGTAAAATAG
- the trmD gene encoding tRNA (guanosine(37)-N1)-methyltransferase TrmD has product MRIDVLSLFPDMFAPMRQSIIGKAIDKGALDFQVTDFRDFTENKHNNVDDYPFGGGAGMLLTPQPIFDAMASVEKQAGGKGRVILLDPAGRQFNHEVAQELATYDHLTFVAGHYEGYDERIRELVDDEISLGDYVLTGGELGAMVIIDATVRFLPEILGNAASAEGDSFEDGLLEFPQYTRPADFRGRMVPEVLTSGNHAKIAEWRLKESLRRTYLRRPDLLEKRLLTQQERDLLDDIKSEEQ; this is encoded by the coding sequence ATGAGAATAGATGTTTTAAGCTTATTTCCCGACATGTTTGCACCAATGCGCCAATCAATTATTGGCAAAGCGATTGATAAAGGGGCGTTAGACTTTCAAGTGACTGATTTTCGAGATTTCACCGAAAATAAGCATAATAACGTTGATGATTATCCATTTGGTGGCGGTGCTGGCATGTTATTAACACCGCAACCAATATTTGATGCGATGGCCTCTGTGGAAAAGCAAGCTGGTGGCAAAGGACGTGTGATCCTGCTGGATCCAGCCGGTAGACAGTTCAACCATGAAGTTGCTCAAGAATTAGCTACTTATGACCATTTGACTTTTGTTGCTGGTCACTACGAAGGGTATGATGAGCGTATTCGAGAATTAGTCGATGATGAAATTTCACTAGGTGATTATGTTTTGACAGGTGGAGAACTCGGCGCGATGGTTATTATTGATGCCACAGTACGTTTTCTACCCGAAATTTTAGGAAATGCGGCGAGTGCTGAGGGAGATTCTTTTGAAGATGGTTTGTTAGAATTTCCGCAGTACACACGACCAGCTGATTTTCGGGGACGAATGGTTCCTGAAGTCTTGACCAGTGGTAATCACGCCAAAATTGCAGAGTGGCGATTAAAGGAGTCATTGCGTCGTACTTATTTGCGCCGACCTGATTTATTAGAAAAGCGGCTGTTAACGCAACAAGAGCGTGACTTGCTGGATGATATAAAGAGTGAAGAACAGTAA
- a CDS encoding methylated-DNA--[protein]-cysteine S-methyltransferase: MIKYETISFLNGKLTLFKQNDQIVCVSLADDGVSEFLNDFPEYELEQQVLPETSLFRAYAAGEKIDFSRIKIGYLKSTAFQREVWQALNTCHELLTYEQFAKKINHPTAVRAVATAIGKNPIPIINACHHILPKSGGVGKYRYGTDIKKKLLVLENLLEK; this comes from the coding sequence ATGATAAAATATGAAACAATCTCTTTTTTAAACGGTAAACTAACATTATTTAAACAGAATGATCAAATTGTGTGCGTTAGTCTAGCTGATGATGGTGTTAGCGAATTCTTAAATGACTTTCCAGAATATGAATTAGAACAGCAAGTATTGCCAGAAACAAGTCTTTTTCGAGCGTATGCTGCTGGTGAAAAGATTGATTTTTCGCGGATCAAGATTGGTTACCTTAAATCTACCGCCTTTCAAAGAGAGGTATGGCAGGCTCTAAATACTTGTCATGAATTATTAACGTACGAGCAGTTCGCAAAAAAGATTAATCATCCCACTGCTGTTCGCGCTGTAGCAACAGCGATTGGTAAAAACCCTATTCCAATTATTAATGCTTGTCATCATATCTTACCTAAGAGTGGTGGTGTGGGTAAGTATAGATACGGTACCGACATTAAAAAAAAATTATTAGTATTAGAAAACCTATTAGAGAAGTGA